A window of Streptomyces sp. SAI-127 contains these coding sequences:
- a CDS encoding nuclear transport factor 2 family protein produces MTQRVELATVMDRLAVDALVTDYAVAVDDGDWEAYRGLFTSDGRADYRSAGGVEGDARKVAAWLAESLRLFSMRQHLIVNRRVRFGTLDQDTGDTARVQADYINPMRLADDGTASTAPDFVCGGRYAFTVLRTDDGWRVREVVVQEKWRRLPDPRPSPVIN; encoded by the coding sequence ATGACGCAGCGTGTGGAGCTCGCGACCGTGATGGACCGGCTGGCCGTGGACGCACTTGTCACCGACTACGCCGTGGCCGTGGACGACGGCGACTGGGAGGCGTACCGAGGACTGTTCACCTCCGACGGGCGGGCCGACTACCGCTCGGCGGGCGGGGTCGAGGGAGACGCGCGCAAGGTCGCCGCATGGCTCGCGGAGAGCCTGCGGCTGTTCTCGATGCGCCAGCATCTGATCGTCAACCGCCGCGTCCGGTTCGGCACCCTGGACCAGGACACCGGCGACACGGCCCGCGTCCAGGCCGACTACATCAACCCGATGCGCCTCGCCGACGACGGCACCGCCTCCACCGCCCCCGACTTCGTCTGCGGCGGCCGCTACGCCTTCACTGTGCTGCGCACGGACGACGGCTGGCGGGTGCGCGAGGTCGTCGTACAGGAGAAGTGGCGGCGACTG